In Clostridium ljungdahlii DSM 13528, the genomic window TAAAGAAAATGCCAAGTGTGAAAAAGTAGCTGAATACACTATAATAAAACTATTTGTATCTGACAAATAGAACTAATTTAGAAACAGTATAAGGGATGGTTTAAATGAGAAATCATTTTTTTTTAAAATTAATATCTATATTTATAATAATTGCAGTTAGTTTTTTAGGCTATAAAATTTATACTTTAAATAATAGAACTACAACTATTTATAAATATAGCGAAATTCAAATACCTTTAAAAGATAAAATTATATGGGATGATACTTCTATAAAAAATATTTCTGTAAAAAGTAAAGACAATGAAACTATGGATACCTATGTTTTTCCATCTGTGGATGGCAAAACTCTCTTTATAAATCCACCTATAGATGGTTTTTACGATGATGATAAAATTTGCGTTACCTTATCTCCTAACTTACATTTTAAAAATTATAAAATGACGGAAGAAAAGAAGTTATATTTTCAGGTGAAGAGTGGAAATGATATTACCCTGTCCAAGGTACATAAAGAGCCTCAATATGGAGATATAATAGGCACTGAAGATACCTTTATGGGCTATCAATATACACATTATGGAATATATGTAGGTAATAATAAAGTTATTCATTACTGTAGTACTACGGGTAATTCTAAAGATGCCAAGATAAAGGAAACAGACATGTCCCCTTATTTTAGAAAAGGACATTATTTTATTTTAAACATAAAAGGTGGTTCACAATTTGATTCAAAAGAAACCGTTAAAAGAGCAGATATGCGAGAAGGTGAAAGAAGTTACAATTTATTACAAAATAACTGTGAACATTTTGTAATTTGGGCTAAAACAGGTTATTCAAGATCCTACCAGATAGACAGCCTGTCCCAAGAAAAATTAGCCCAACTAAAAATATTCACAGCCATGGGTATAAACTTACAGTAATCAACCACCTATTTGATACATCATCTTCTCACTTTCACTTTTGTGTTTAGAACTCATATTGTGCTCCTCGGGTTTTCCTAGTATTCCTCGTTTTAATTCTTCTAAAAGGAGTTTTTCGTCATTTAAGCAGTGTTTTAAATTTATAACTTTGTCCGAGTGAAGACATGGTTTTAAATCTCCTATAGACGTAAGTCTTAGTCTATTGCAATCTTTACAAAATTTACAGCTCATTGGACTTATAAAGCCTATGTTTCCCTTATATCCTCTCACCTTATATAGGGAAACAGTACTACTTTTAGAAGTAGGCTGGGAAATTACATCAAAATTATCCTGAATTTCCTTTAAAACAACTTCTGAAGAAAGATTATCATTCTCGTATAATTTTTTTCCTTCTCCTATAGGCATAAGTTCAATAAATCTAATATCTACTGGTAAATTCTTCGTAAACTCTACAAAATCCATAATTTCAGTATCATTAAAACCCTTTAATAAAACTGTATTTATTTTAACAGGAGTCAATCCTATACTTAAACATTTATCAATAGATTTTAATACTGCGTCCAAGTTTCCACACCTGGTTATAAATTTATACTTATCTGCTTTTAGGGTATCTAAACTTATGTTTACCCTTTTTAATCCTGCTTCTTTTAATTTATCTGCCATATCACAGAGCAGTATGCCGTTGGTAGTAATTGCCACATCCGTAATTCCTTTTATGTTAGCAGTTTCCCTTATTAAATACTCTATATCCTTCATTATAAGAGGTTCTCCACCAGTATATCTTATTTTATTTATTCCAAGAGTTGCTGCTGCTTTAATAATTTTTAATATATCTTCAAATCTTAACAGATCACCATAAGGTCTTTTTACTATTCCTTCCTTTGGCATACAATAGATACATCTTAAATTGCACCTATCTGTAAGTGAAATCCTAAGATAGTTTATACTTCTTCCATAGCTATCTTTCATACAATCAATCCCCCTAAGTCACTATAATTAATTTTTATATCTATTACGCTGTACTGCATAACTCAATTATACATGAAATTGTTTACAATTGTTAGTTCTATACTCAATAAAATTTCTCTATACCTTCCTTATAAGCTTTATATAGCCGGAAATTAATGAAAATTTAAACTTTAATTAACTTCCAGCTTTATTTGTATATAAACTAATTAGTGAACAACTTCATTAAAGCCAAGTGAACGTACTCTTACTGAATTTTATACATACCTTTGCTTTCCATATATTTATAAATGGATTCCCCATGCTGCTGTTCTTCTTTTTGTATATGGTTTAATACATTTCGGACATTCGTATCTCTAAATTCAAATATGGCTACATTATAAACTCCTGAAATATATTTTTCTGCCATAAGCATATCCTTACACATATCCTCGTCACGTACTTCACACATACCTACAGGTGACATAGACGGGCTAGCTATACCTGATGTATTCATTTTGCTTGTACCTTGATTACTGTTTAAATTAGGTACCTCACCGCCCAAAATACAGTTAATAGAATTTAAATGCTCTTGCTCAACTGATGCATTATTTATAAATAGCTGTTTCAACTGTGAATCATTTGTTTGATTAGCATAGTTTGTATATTTTTGTATACACATGGATTCATGACTTTTTTCATCTTCTAAAAGCATTCTTTCTTTATTGCTTAAAGTTATTGCCATAAAAACACCTCCAAAATTATTTTGTATAATTAGAAGTGAATTTATACAAAAATGCTTCAAACAAAAAAATATAATTTCATTTGAAGCAAAAAAAATATTTCAACCGTCTAAATAAATAGGAAGGTTTATGCAAACTCCTATAAAATACAAAAATATATAATTGGAGGGTACACAAATTATATAGTAAAAATACTACAGAAGCTTACACAAACTTGTTTACCAAATACGTGATTATTCAATTCCAGTCACTATATTTTAATACTATTAACAAGATGATTATACCATTAAACATCAGCATTTAAAACCTTTATTATAAATTTTACAAAGCAATTTATATTAACACAATTTATAAGTATTGAATATATTATCATTGTAAAGAGACTTAAGAGGTGAAAATAGTGTATTCAAAATTTGTTCCACATGTGAACTCAAGATCAATGCCATCTGCTGGCTTTCCTCATAATTCAGGTAAAAAATTAGCAAGGGCTTACGTTCCTATGCAGCCTTATATTGGACTGCTTCCTTTAAATATGGCATTAAAAAAAGGTACCATATTTCCAAATTTAGTTATGCCTTTCCCTGAAAACGAAGATTAAATAGTAGTCATTTAACTAGTTGTAAACCTATTATACGAGGAGGTACTAATATGAATGATCGTAAAAAACTACTAGATGAAATTCGCCAGCTTGAATTTGCCACAGTAGATTTAAATTTGTATCTAGATAATTTTCCTGATAACAAGAAAGCTCTGTCTGATTACAATATGTTCACAAATCAACTCATCCGTTTAAAAAGAAACTATGAAGACAGATTTGGTATTTTAACTAACTTTGGATATTCCGAGAGCCAGTTTCCATGGACTTGGATAAACGAACCCTGGCCTTGGGAATGTGGAGAATAGGAGGATTGGCATATGTGGATTTATGAAAAAAAATTAGAGTATCCTGTAAAAATTAAAACAAAGGATATTCAAATGGCTAAATATCTTACTGCTCAATACGGAGGTCCAGATGGAGAATTAAGTGCTGCTATCAGATATTTAAATCAACGTTATACTATGCCCAGCGGTAGAACTAAAGGATTACTTACTGA contains:
- a CDS encoding spore coat associated protein CotJA encodes the protein MYSKFVPHVNSRSMPSAGFPHNSGKKLARAYVPMQPYIGLLPLNMALKKGTIFPNLVMPFPENED
- a CDS encoding lecithin retinol acyltransferase family protein, whose translation is MRNHFFLKLISIFIIIAVSFLGYKIYTLNNRTTTIYKYSEIQIPLKDKIIWDDTSIKNISVKSKDNETMDTYVFPSVDGKTLFINPPIDGFYDDDKICVTLSPNLHFKNYKMTEEKKLYFQVKSGNDITLSKVHKEPQYGDIIGTEDTFMGYQYTHYGIYVGNNKVIHYCSTTGNSKDAKIKETDMSPYFRKGHYFILNIKGGSQFDSKETVKRADMREGERSYNLLQNNCEHFVIWAKTGYSRSYQIDSLSQEKLAQLKIFTAMGINLQ
- the moaA gene encoding GTP 3',8-cyclase MoaA, producing MKDSYGRSINYLRISLTDRCNLRCIYCMPKEGIVKRPYGDLLRFEDILKIIKAAATLGINKIRYTGGEPLIMKDIEYLIRETANIKGITDVAITTNGILLCDMADKLKEAGLKRVNISLDTLKADKYKFITRCGNLDAVLKSIDKCLSIGLTPVKINTVLLKGFNDTEIMDFVEFTKNLPVDIRFIELMPIGEGKKLYENDNLSSEVVLKEIQDNFDVISQPTSKSSTVSLYKVRGYKGNIGFISPMSCKFCKDCNRLRLTSIGDLKPCLHSDKVINLKHCLNDEKLLLEELKRGILGKPEEHNMSSKHKSESEKMMYQIGG
- a CDS encoding spore coat protein CotJB produces the protein MNDRKKLLDEIRQLEFATVDLNLYLDNFPDNKKALSDYNMFTNQLIRLKRNYEDRFGILTNFGYSESQFPWTWINEPWPWECGE
- a CDS encoding spore coat protein, which encodes MAITLSNKERMLLEDEKSHESMCIQKYTNYANQTNDSQLKQLFINNASVEQEHLNSINCILGGEVPNLNSNQGTSKMNTSGIASPSMSPVGMCEVRDEDMCKDMLMAEKYISGVYNVAIFEFRDTNVRNVLNHIQKEEQQHGESIYKYMESKGMYKIQ